From the genome of Ralstonia pickettii, one region includes:
- the cobO gene encoding cob(I)yrinic acid a,c-diamide adenosyltransferase: protein MTTEENNDALNERHRSRMQRKKAVVDAKIAAATDVRGVLLVNTGNGKGKSSSGFGMVIRAMGHDMQVGVVQFIKGAIPTGEERFLRRFPEQCSFHVMGEGYTWETQDRTRDTEKAQAAWACARELLSDPTIGLVLLDELNIALKYNYLDVRSVLADLRARPPAQHVVITGRGAPPELIEAADTVTDMTLVKHAFSQGIQAQPGVEL, encoded by the coding sequence ATGACGACTGAAGAGAACAATGACGCGCTGAACGAGCGCCACCGCTCGCGCATGCAGCGCAAGAAGGCCGTAGTGGATGCCAAGATCGCCGCCGCCACCGACGTGCGCGGCGTGCTGCTCGTCAACACCGGGAACGGCAAGGGCAAATCCAGCTCCGGATTTGGCATGGTGATCCGCGCCATGGGCCACGACATGCAGGTCGGCGTGGTGCAGTTCATCAAGGGCGCGATCCCAACGGGCGAAGAGCGCTTCCTGCGCCGTTTTCCCGAACAATGCAGCTTCCACGTGATGGGCGAGGGCTACACCTGGGAGACGCAGGACCGCACGCGCGACACTGAAAAGGCGCAAGCTGCATGGGCCTGCGCACGCGAGCTGCTGAGCGATCCGACCATCGGCCTGGTTCTGCTGGATGAACTGAACATTGCGCTCAAGTACAACTACCTTGACGTGCGGAGTGTGCTGGCCGATTTGCGCGCGCGGCCGCCGGCCCAGCATGTGGTGATCACCGGACGCGGTGCGCCGCCCGAGTTGATTGAGGCTGCCGACACCGTGACTGACATGACGCTCGTCAAGCATGCGTTTTCCCAAGGCATCCAGGCGCAGCCGGGAGTCGAACTGTGA
- a CDS encoding ABC transporter ATP-binding protein produces the protein MSWRRRPSPAPDAFAQLDAAPELALRDLRVAVDGRVLVERLSMTATAGQLWCVVGPNGAGKSTWLSVLAGLRSPDGGSVALDGVPLADWPPLAMARRRAFLPQTLHDTFPINVYDAVMTGRHPHLARWEWEGDADARAVDAAVSALQLQSLAERDVRTLSGGERQRVAMAAVVAQEARVLLLDEPVAHLDLHQQVAVLRLLREGCRKQGWLVVLTVHDLNLARRFATHALLMDGAGHTTAGIAAEVLTPEHCARVLRTPIAEVANGRHTALIPDDSDDD, from the coding sequence ATGAGCTGGCGGCGCCGCCCAAGTCCTGCCCCGGATGCATTCGCGCAATTGGACGCGGCGCCCGAACTGGCGCTACGCGATCTGCGAGTGGCGGTCGATGGGCGTGTGCTGGTTGAGCGCTTATCGATGACGGCCACCGCCGGCCAGCTCTGGTGCGTGGTCGGCCCGAATGGCGCGGGCAAGTCGACCTGGCTTTCGGTACTGGCGGGCTTGCGTTCGCCGGACGGCGGCAGCGTCGCGCTTGACGGTGTGCCGCTTGCCGATTGGCCGCCGCTGGCGATGGCCCGCCGTCGCGCGTTTCTGCCGCAGACCTTGCACGACACCTTTCCCATCAACGTGTACGACGCGGTGATGACCGGCCGCCACCCGCATCTCGCGCGCTGGGAATGGGAGGGAGATGCCGATGCGCGCGCTGTGGATGCAGCGGTGTCGGCGCTGCAGTTGCAGTCGCTGGCAGAACGCGATGTGCGCACGCTTTCTGGCGGTGAGCGTCAGCGCGTGGCGATGGCTGCCGTGGTGGCGCAGGAGGCGCGCGTGCTGCTGCTCGACGAGCCCGTCGCTCACCTCGATTTGCATCAGCAGGTTGCCGTGCTCCGCCTGCTGCGCGAAGGCTGCCGCAAACAGGGCTGGCTGGTCGTGCTGACCGTGCACGACTTGAACCTCGCGCGCCGCTTCGCGACGCATGCGCTGCTGATGGACGGCGCCGGTCACACGACCGCCGGGATCGCAGCCGAGGTGCTGACCCCCGAGCATTGCGCACGTGTGCTGCGCACGCCTATTGCCGAGGTGGCCAACGGCCGCCATACGGCCTTGATTCCTGATGACTCCGATGACGACTGA
- a CDS encoding FecCD family ABC transporter permease produces the protein MTIPALPARGFAWRLWSLLALACAVVLVASLMLGSVNLSPAEVWRALYFGNSGGDSLAAGIVTELRLPRAGAAFAAGGLLAFAGALMQMLLRNPLADPYVLGVSGGGAVAALTAMLFSLPWWAVQTSAGAGALLSMALVAALARQHLWRGEPGEANARLLLGGVVMASGWVGLITLILTVAPENKLRGMIFWMVGDLGGADRYVGPLMALVAAVAVVLPHARDLNVLLTGETRARALGVPVARVRALIYVVASLCTAVAVTIAGSVAFVGLLVPHMVRLAWTRDVRIHLPATAMAGGGLLMLADLIARTLIAPTQLPVGVITTLLGVPTFLYLLMRSAR, from the coding sequence ATGACAATACCTGCACTGCCCGCACGCGGTTTTGCCTGGCGACTGTGGTCGCTGTTGGCGCTTGCGTGCGCGGTGGTGCTGGTGGCGTCGTTGATGCTCGGCAGTGTGAATCTTTCGCCCGCCGAGGTCTGGCGGGCCCTCTATTTTGGCAATAGCGGTGGCGATAGCCTGGCAGCGGGCATCGTCACCGAGTTGCGCCTGCCGCGTGCGGGCGCTGCGTTTGCCGCCGGCGGGCTGCTGGCCTTTGCCGGAGCGCTGATGCAGATGCTGCTGCGCAATCCGCTGGCCGATCCGTATGTGCTGGGCGTGTCCGGTGGCGGCGCGGTGGCGGCGCTCACAGCAATGTTGTTTTCGCTGCCGTGGTGGGCGGTGCAGACGAGTGCCGGCGCGGGCGCCTTGCTGTCGATGGCGCTGGTGGCGGCGTTGGCGCGTCAGCACCTCTGGCGTGGTGAGCCCGGCGAGGCCAACGCGCGCCTGCTGCTTGGCGGCGTGGTGATGGCCTCCGGCTGGGTCGGCCTGATCACCCTCATCCTGACGGTTGCGCCGGAGAACAAGCTGCGCGGCATGATTTTCTGGATGGTCGGCGACCTGGGTGGCGCCGATCGTTATGTTGGTCCGTTGATGGCGCTCGTGGCCGCCGTGGCTGTGGTGCTGCCGCATGCGCGTGACCTGAACGTGCTGCTGACCGGCGAAACCCGTGCCCGTGCGCTGGGCGTGCCCGTGGCGCGGGTGCGTGCGCTGATCTACGTGGTGGCCTCGCTTTGCACGGCGGTGGCAGTCACCATTGCGGGTTCCGTCGCCTTTGTTGGCTTGCTGGTGCCGCACATGGTGCGCCTGGCGTGGACGCGCGACGTGCGCATCCACTTGCCCGCTACGGCGATGGCCGGCGGCGGGCTGCTGATGCTGGCCGACCTGATCGCCCGCACGCTGATCGCCCCGACTCAGCTGCCTGTGGGCGTGATCACCACGCTGCTGGGCGTGCCGACGTTTCTTTACCTGCTGATGCGGAGCGCGCGATGA
- a CDS encoding TonB-dependent receptor plug domain-containing protein yields MPRTAMRALAGALTGVMAGAVAPAWAQSNTQVASTPVGELNPTVVTASRSEQPLSDALPHTTVISRADIERSQAPDAVTLLRREAGIEIAQNGGPGTNASLFMRGAGSNQTLVLIDGVRVASGTSGGAQIAQLMSDQIDHIEVVRGNVSALYGSDAIGGVVQIFTRNGRGHGPLANAEIEYGARNTKRAQAGISGSLGENGDTSFAVSVSEFKTNGFSTINPLQAPKANPNDNPYTNKSVSAQLSHRFSADWQAGLTYFQTWGDVSYDNAFGKPTDNNVAHNVVRSMSAYVDGKVTQDWKTRVTLSQGDDRSLNFTNGVLQVPARFNTRNQTASWQNDWAFMPNQLLKVGLEHLQTSIDSDAYNVPTRNVDSGYIGYEGKFGPHQLQLNLRRDRYSDFGGANSYYAGYGFAFNPQWKAVASVSNAFRAPSFNELYYPFFGSPNVQPEKARSVEGGVEYSSAMGLVRVTAFETDYSNLITSVFDPVAGTFTAANVNRARVNGLETSYRGSIYGVDLRASFTMQNPQDLSANQLLSRRARHFGSVSAYKTFGPFSAGVEWNAAGDRQDSTKTLGGYGLLNLVGRYQITPDWAVSARVENVTNKNYQLIYPYNTASRGVFFTLSWQQHEPKR; encoded by the coding sequence ATGCCCCGGACGGCCATGCGCGCGCTTGCGGGCGCACTCACGGGGGTCATGGCGGGTGCAGTTGCGCCGGCCTGGGCACAAAGCAACACACAGGTCGCCAGCACGCCCGTCGGCGAGCTGAATCCGACGGTGGTGACGGCCTCGCGCAGCGAGCAGCCTCTGTCGGATGCACTGCCGCACACGACGGTCATCAGCCGCGCTGACATCGAGCGCTCGCAGGCACCGGATGCGGTGACGCTGCTGCGCCGCGAGGCCGGCATCGAAATCGCGCAGAACGGCGGCCCTGGCACCAACGCCAGCCTGTTCATGCGCGGCGCCGGCTCCAATCAGACGCTGGTTCTGATTGACGGTGTGCGCGTGGCGTCCGGCACCTCGGGTGGTGCGCAGATCGCGCAATTGATGTCCGATCAGATCGATCACATCGAGGTGGTGCGTGGCAACGTGTCTGCGCTGTACGGCTCCGACGCGATTGGCGGCGTGGTGCAGATCTTCACGCGCAACGGTCGCGGCCATGGCCCGCTGGCCAATGCCGAGATCGAGTACGGCGCCCGCAATACCAAGCGCGCGCAGGCTGGCATCAGCGGCTCGCTGGGCGAGAACGGCGATACGTCGTTTGCGGTGTCGGTGTCCGAATTCAAGACCAACGGGTTTTCGACCATCAACCCGCTGCAGGCGCCCAAGGCCAACCCGAACGACAATCCCTACACGAACAAGAGCGTGTCGGCGCAGTTGTCGCATCGTTTCTCCGCAGATTGGCAAGCGGGCCTGACGTACTTCCAGACCTGGGGCGACGTCAGCTACGACAACGCTTTCGGCAAGCCCACCGACAACAATGTTGCACACAACGTGGTGCGCTCGATGTCTGCCTATGTGGACGGCAAGGTCACGCAGGACTGGAAGACGCGCGTAACGCTGTCGCAAGGCGACGACCGAAGCTTGAATTTCACGAATGGCGTGTTGCAGGTGCCGGCGCGCTTCAATACCCGCAACCAAACAGCGAGCTGGCAGAACGACTGGGCTTTCATGCCGAATCAGCTGCTCAAGGTGGGACTGGAGCATCTGCAGACCAGCATCGACAGCGATGCCTACAACGTGCCCACGCGCAATGTCGATTCCGGCTACATCGGTTACGAAGGCAAGTTCGGTCCACACCAATTGCAGTTGAATCTGCGCCGTGACCGCTACTCGGACTTTGGTGGCGCGAACAGCTACTACGCCGGTTACGGCTTCGCATTCAATCCGCAATGGAAGGCGGTGGCGAGCGTGAGCAATGCCTTCCGCGCGCCCAGCTTCAACGAGCTTTACTACCCGTTCTTCGGCAGCCCGAATGTACAGCCTGAGAAGGCGCGTTCAGTGGAAGGCGGCGTCGAATACAGCAGCGCGATGGGCCTGGTGCGCGTGACAGCGTTCGAGACCGACTACAGCAACCTGATCACCAGCGTGTTCGATCCGGTGGCGGGCACCTTCACGGCGGCCAACGTCAACCGCGCGCGTGTGAACGGGCTGGAGACCTCCTACCGCGGTTCGATCTATGGCGTGGATCTGCGTGCCAGCTTTACCATGCAGAACCCGCAGGACTTGTCGGCCAACCAGTTGCTGTCGCGCCGTGCGCGGCACTTCGGCAGCGTCTCGGCATACAAGACGTTCGGGCCGTTCTCGGCGGGTGTGGAGTGGAATGCGGCGGGAGATCGTCAGGATTCGACCAAGACGCTCGGCGGCTATGGCCTGCTGAACCTGGTCGGCCGCTACCAGATCACGCCTGACTGGGCAGTGTCGGCACGGGTCGAGAACGTGACGAACAAGAACTACCAGTTGATCTACCCGTACAACACGGCGTCGCGTGGGGTGTTCTTCACGCTGTCGTGGCAACAGCACGAACCGAAGCGATGA
- a CDS encoding cell division protein ZapA, with amino-acid sequence MSSKQIEVNIAGQAYKFAVSADNEAALREAAAMVDNQMTRIKNGSSTKGIERVAVMAAISIASDLLSMQRQAASDSALPIDTIRAKLADLNARTDEALRQYGEVI; translated from the coding sequence ATGAGCAGCAAGCAAATTGAAGTGAACATCGCCGGGCAGGCCTACAAGTTTGCGGTCTCGGCCGATAACGAGGCCGCGCTGCGTGAGGCCGCGGCCATGGTCGACAACCAGATGACGCGCATCAAGAACGGCTCGAGCACCAAGGGCATCGAGCGCGTCGCCGTCATGGCCGCCATCAGCATTGCATCGGATTTGCTGTCGATGCAACGCCAGGCCGCATCCGATTCCGCCCTGCCGATCGATACGATTCGCGCCAAGCTGGCCGATCTGAACGCCCGCACGGACGAGGCGCTGCGCCAGTACGGCGAGGTCATTTGA
- a CDS encoding EVE domain-containing protein yields MATQYWLMKSEPDEASIDTLHDKGTLPWTGVRNYQARNFMRDRMRIGDGVLFYHSSCPQPGIAGLAEVCSTSYPDPTQFDAKSHYHDPASKPETPRWMLVDVKFVRKCALIDLPTLRAHEQLADMTVLQRGNRLSITPVTAAQWRYITTKLMRDPE; encoded by the coding sequence ATGGCCACCCAATACTGGTTGATGAAGTCCGAGCCCGATGAGGCCAGCATCGACACGCTGCACGACAAGGGCACCCTGCCCTGGACCGGCGTACGCAATTATCAGGCGCGCAACTTCATGCGCGACCGCATGCGCATTGGCGACGGTGTGCTGTTCTACCACTCGTCCTGCCCGCAGCCGGGCATCGCTGGGCTGGCGGAAGTCTGCTCGACCAGCTATCCAGATCCCACCCAATTCGACGCCAAAAGTCATTACCACGATCCAGCATCAAAGCCGGAAACGCCGCGCTGGATGCTCGTCGACGTGAAGTTCGTGCGCAAGTGCGCGCTGATCGATCTGCCGACGTTGCGTGCCCACGAACAACTCGCCGACATGACGGTGTTGCAACGCGGCAACCGACTGTCGATCACGCCGGTCACCGCGGCGCAGTGGCGTTACATCACAACGAAATTGATGCGCGATCCTGAGTGA
- a CDS encoding SIMPL domain-containing protein (The SIMPL domain is named for its presence in mouse protein SIMPL (signalling molecule that associates with mouse pelle-like kinase). Bacterial member BP26, from Brucella, was shown to assemble into a channel-like structure, while YggE from E. coli has been associated with resistance to oxidative stress.), translated as MKSVLAATILGTAMMTTAFAQAAPETNHSGVLSLDAQAVAEVPTDTVTLTLSAEQEGADPGAISTTLSRKADEVINQAKRTSGVQAETGGFNIYPNTDRNGKISVWRGRAEVRITSKDFAAASKLAGQLANQMQVQNVNFTLSREARTAAEAKLIDQAVSSFRDKALTTTKLFGYTSYTIRDVHVSEGSNNPGPRPMMRMAAAPASYDSAPVPIEGGKAQVTVTVSGAVQMLK; from the coding sequence ATGAAATCTGTCCTGGCCGCAACCATTTTGGGGACTGCAATGATGACGACTGCTTTCGCACAGGCCGCTCCTGAGACGAATCATTCGGGCGTGCTTTCGCTGGATGCTCAAGCCGTGGCTGAAGTGCCGACCGATACCGTCACGCTCACGCTGAGCGCCGAGCAGGAAGGGGCAGACCCGGGCGCGATCTCGACGACGCTATCGCGCAAGGCCGACGAGGTCATCAACCAGGCAAAGCGGACGTCAGGCGTGCAAGCGGAAACGGGCGGCTTCAATATCTATCCGAACACCGATCGCAACGGCAAGATTAGCGTGTGGCGCGGTCGTGCCGAAGTGCGCATCACGTCGAAGGACTTCGCGGCGGCGTCCAAGCTGGCAGGCCAGCTGGCCAATCAGATGCAGGTGCAGAACGTGAACTTCACGCTCTCGCGCGAGGCGCGCACGGCGGCCGAAGCCAAGCTCATCGATCAGGCTGTGAGTTCGTTCCGCGACAAGGCACTCACGACCACCAAACTGTTCGGCTATACGAGCTACACGATCCGCGACGTGCATGTGAGCGAGGGCAGCAACAACCCGGGCCCGCGCCCGATGATGCGCATGGCAGCCGCTCCGGCATCGTACGATTCGGCGCCGGTGCCTATCGAGGGCGGCAAGGCGCAGGTCACGGTGACGGTTTCCGGCGCCGTGCAGATGCTGAAATAA
- the lgt gene encoding prolipoprotein diacylglyceryl transferase has translation MLIHPQFDPVALHLGPLAIRWYGLMYLAAFIMFLWFGRLRTRQPHIAAEGWTGRDLDDMLFYGVLGVILGGRLGYVLFYKPDWYFAHPLDIFKVWEGGMAFHGGFLGVVVAMMLYARMRGRSWMQVTDFIAPMVPCGLAAGRLGNFINGELWGRVSSPNLPWAMMFPQAQGEDREWLLSHAQEAVTSGLQAVFDQYHMLPRHPSQIYQFLGEGVLFFILLWLYARKPRPMGAVSGAFLLGYGVFRFAAEFAREPDNFLGLLAANLSMGQWLSLPMILIGIAMLVWSYRRAGNGAKNQAHA, from the coding sequence ATGCTCATCCATCCGCAATTCGATCCCGTCGCCCTGCATCTGGGGCCGCTCGCCATCCGCTGGTACGGCCTGATGTATCTGGCGGCGTTCATCATGTTCCTGTGGTTCGGCCGCCTGCGCACGCGCCAGCCGCATATCGCGGCCGAAGGCTGGACCGGCCGCGACCTTGACGACATGCTTTTCTACGGCGTGCTCGGCGTGATTCTCGGCGGGCGCCTTGGCTACGTGCTGTTCTACAAGCCGGATTGGTATTTCGCCCACCCGCTCGACATCTTCAAGGTCTGGGAAGGCGGCATGGCCTTCCACGGCGGCTTCCTCGGTGTGGTCGTGGCGATGATGCTGTATGCGCGCATGCGCGGCCGCTCGTGGATGCAGGTGACCGATTTCATCGCGCCGATGGTGCCGTGCGGCCTCGCAGCAGGGCGCCTCGGCAACTTCATCAACGGCGAGCTATGGGGCCGCGTGTCGTCGCCCAACCTGCCGTGGGCGATGATGTTCCCGCAAGCACAGGGCGAAGACCGTGAGTGGCTCCTTTCGCATGCACAAGAGGCCGTCACCAGCGGCCTGCAGGCCGTTTTTGACCAGTACCACATGCTGCCGCGCCACCCCTCGCAGATCTACCAGTTCCTCGGCGAGGGTGTGCTGTTCTTCATCCTGCTGTGGCTGTATGCGCGCAAGCCGCGGCCGATGGGTGCGGTGTCGGGCGCATTCCTGCTTGGCTACGGCGTGTTCCGCTTCGCCGCAGAATTTGCGCGTGAGCCGGACAACTTTCTCGGCCTGCTCGCGGCGAACCTGTCGATGGGCCAGTGGCTGTCGCTGCCAATGATCCTGATCGGCATCGCCATGCTGGTCTGGTCGTATCGACGCGCAGGCAACGGTGCAAAAAACCAGGCGCACGCCTGA
- a CDS encoding LysR substrate-binding domain-containing protein has translation MDLRQLRYFVTVAEELHFGRAAERLSMTQPPLSQQIRALEDELGVTLFHRTQRSVALTAVGARWLGEVRRVLAEANALPALAQRLARGEVGSLSLSFVSTADYGILPALLRHFRDARPDVQLLLREATSDVQIEALLAGDVDAGVVIAHHAGSVPGELEYRPLVRERLVLAVPASRAAQWGVAPGQPIALADAAAEPLIIFPRRSAPALYDIITGYHAAHGGRPGEPGAATRIGQEAIQMQTIVSLVSAEMGVALVPASLCNLQRTGVVYLELAAPSPIIETGLVWRRDAASPVLPWFVASAEAVAKLQEHNQT, from the coding sequence ATGGATCTGCGCCAGCTTCGCTACTTCGTAACCGTTGCCGAGGAATTGCATTTCGGGCGCGCGGCCGAGCGGCTTTCAATGACGCAGCCGCCGCTGTCGCAGCAGATTCGCGCGTTGGAAGACGAACTGGGCGTCACGCTGTTCCATCGCACGCAGCGTTCCGTGGCGCTGACGGCCGTCGGCGCCCGCTGGCTCGGCGAAGTGCGGCGTGTGCTAGCTGAGGCAAACGCGCTGCCGGCGCTCGCGCAACGGCTCGCGCGCGGGGAGGTGGGCTCGCTGTCGCTGTCGTTCGTCAGCACCGCCGATTACGGCATCCTGCCCGCCTTGCTGCGGCACTTTCGCGATGCGCGCCCCGATGTGCAGCTTCTGCTGCGCGAGGCCACCAGCGATGTCCAAATCGAAGCGCTCCTGGCGGGAGATGTGGATGCCGGCGTCGTGATTGCGCATCATGCCGGCTCCGTCCCGGGCGAGCTGGAATACCGTCCGCTGGTGCGCGAGCGCCTCGTGCTGGCGGTGCCCGCGTCGCGTGCGGCGCAATGGGGCGTGGCGCCGGGCCAGCCGATTGCGCTGGCAGATGCAGCGGCCGAACCGCTGATCATCTTCCCGCGCCGGTCCGCGCCTGCGCTGTATGACATCATTACCGGCTATCATGCCGCGCACGGCGGTCGGCCCGGGGAACCGGGGGCTGCCACGCGCATCGGCCAGGAAGCCATCCAGATGCAGACCATCGTCAGCCTTGTCTCCGCCGAGATGGGCGTCGCGCTGGTGCCGGCATCGCTATGCAACCTGCAGCGTACCGGCGTGGTCTATCTCGAACTTGCCGCGCCAAGCCCGATCATCGAGACCGGACTGGTGTGGCGGCGCGATGCGGCTTCGCCGGTGCTGCCGTGGTTCGTGGCCAGCGCCGAAGCCGTCGCCAAGCTGCAAGAACACAACCAAACCTGA
- the ilvD gene encoding dihydroxy-acid dehydratase translates to MPDNKRSQHITQGVARSPNRSMYYALGYTKDDFNNPMIGVANGHSTITPCNSGLQKLADAAVAAIKDARANPQIFGTPTISDGMSMGTEGMKFSLISREVIADCIETCVNGQWMDGVVVIGGCDKNMPGGMIALARTNVPGIYVYGGTIKPGHWKGKDLTIVSSFEAVGEFTAGRMSEEDFEGIEKNACPSSGSCGGMYTANTMSSSFEALGMSLLYSSTMANPDQEKVDSAAESARVLVDAVRRDLKPRDIITRKSIENAVAVIMATGGSTNAVLHYLAIAHAAEVEWTIDDFERVRQRVPVICNLKPSGQYVATDLHEAGGIPQVMKLLLNAGLLHGDCITITGKTLAEELAHVPDQPRADQNVILPIDKALYQEGHLAILKGNLAEEGAVAKITGLKNPVITGPARVFEDEQSAMSAILGDQIKAGDILVLRYLGPKGGPGMPEMLAPTSAIIGKGLGESVGFITDGRFSGGTWGMVVGHVAPEAYVGGTIGLVHEGDSITIDAHQRLLQLNVPDDELARRRAAWKQPAPRYTRGVLAKFAKLAATASKGAVTD, encoded by the coding sequence ATGCCAGACAACAAGCGTTCGCAACACATCACCCAGGGCGTGGCGCGCTCGCCCAATCGCTCGATGTACTACGCGCTGGGCTACACGAAAGACGACTTCAACAATCCGATGATTGGCGTGGCCAACGGCCATTCGACCATCACACCGTGCAATTCGGGGCTGCAGAAGCTGGCCGATGCCGCCGTGGCTGCAATAAAGGACGCCCGCGCGAATCCGCAGATCTTCGGTACGCCCACCATTTCCGACGGCATGTCGATGGGCACGGAGGGCATGAAGTTCTCGCTGATCTCGCGCGAAGTGATTGCTGACTGCATCGAGACCTGCGTCAACGGCCAATGGATGGACGGTGTGGTCGTCATCGGCGGCTGCGACAAGAACATGCCGGGCGGCATGATCGCCCTGGCGCGGACCAATGTGCCGGGCATCTATGTGTACGGCGGCACCATCAAGCCGGGGCACTGGAAGGGCAAAGATTTGACGATCGTCTCGTCGTTCGAGGCCGTGGGCGAATTCACCGCCGGCCGTATGAGCGAAGAAGACTTCGAGGGCATCGAGAAAAACGCCTGCCCCTCGAGCGGTTCGTGCGGTGGCATGTACACGGCCAACACGATGAGTTCCTCGTTTGAAGCGCTGGGCATGTCGTTGCTGTATTCATCGACGATGGCCAATCCCGATCAGGAGAAGGTCGACAGCGCCGCCGAATCCGCGCGCGTGCTGGTTGATGCCGTGCGCCGCGACCTGAAGCCGCGCGACATCATCACGCGCAAGTCCATCGAGAACGCCGTGGCCGTGATCATGGCCACCGGCGGCTCCACCAACGCCGTGCTGCACTACCTGGCCATCGCCCACGCGGCAGAAGTGGAATGGACCATCGATGACTTCGAGCGGGTCCGCCAACGCGTGCCCGTCATCTGCAACCTCAAGCCGTCGGGCCAGTATGTGGCCACCGACCTGCACGAGGCCGGCGGCATCCCGCAGGTGATGAAGCTGCTGCTCAATGCCGGCCTGCTGCATGGGGATTGCATCACCATCACCGGCAAGACGCTGGCTGAAGAACTCGCGCACGTCCCTGACCAACCGCGCGCCGATCAGAACGTGATCCTGCCGATCGACAAGGCGCTCTACCAGGAAGGCCACCTCGCCATCCTGAAAGGCAACCTGGCCGAGGAAGGCGCCGTGGCGAAGATCACCGGCCTGAAGAACCCGGTCATCACCGGCCCGGCGCGCGTGTTCGAGGACGAGCAAAGTGCGATGAGCGCGATCCTGGGCGACCAGATCAAGGCTGGCGACATCCTCGTACTGCGCTATCTCGGGCCGAAGGGCGGCCCCGGCATGCCGGAGATGCTGGCCCCGACCTCGGCCATCATCGGCAAGGGCCTGGGCGAGTCAGTGGGCTTCATTACCGACGGACGCTTCTCGGGCGGTACGTGGGGCATGGTGGTCGGCCACGTCGCACCGGAAGCCTACGTGGGAGGCACGATTGGATTGGTGCACGAAGGGGATTCGATCACCATCGACGCGCACCAGCGGCTGCTGCAGTTGAACGTGCCGGACGACGAGCTTGCCCGCCGCCGCGCCGCGTGGAAGCAACCGGCGCCGCGCTATACGCGTGGCGTGCTGGCGAAGTTTGCAAAACTGGCGGCAACGGCCAGCAAGGGCGCGGTAACGGATTGA
- a CDS encoding DUF2486 family protein — MTDGRYPGSPADNNIPVLTEIVDLEGAAPVAAPAAAQHVPAGAPDVAVPPTLREQGLAPTSAMPPAGTDAARVMGDVMWRFQSEWPALIEAQCRAAMESRLSLLSEQLAAELTRTLEARLMDWLGAALDDALAAQQKPPQR, encoded by the coding sequence ATGACCGACGGACGCTATCCAGGGTCCCCGGCGGACAACAACATCCCGGTTCTGACGGAGATTGTCGATCTGGAGGGCGCAGCACCCGTGGCGGCGCCCGCTGCGGCGCAGCACGTGCCCGCTGGAGCCCCCGACGTTGCCGTCCCGCCCACCCTGCGCGAGCAAGGCCTTGCGCCAACTTCAGCCATGCCGCCTGCCGGCACTGACGCTGCCCGCGTGATGGGCGACGTGATGTGGCGTTTCCAATCCGAATGGCCAGCGTTGATCGAAGCGCAATGCCGCGCAGCCATGGAATCGCGCCTGTCGTTGCTGAGTGAACAGCTCGCAGCGGAATTGACCCGCACGCTGGAGGCCCGCCTGATGGACTGGCTGGGCGCGGCACTGGACGATGCGCTCGCCGCGCAGCAGAAACCGCCGCAACGCTGA
- a CDS encoding DNA polymerase III subunit chi, with protein MTRVDFHSNVPGKLAYACRLVRKAYGAGQKVIVVGDQVALEAFDTQLWTFSPLDFLPHCGLRHSLAAQTPILLADATEPLDDAPHHDILVNLSPEPPALFARFSRLIEIVGDDDADRAAARDRFRFYRDRGYPIQHHDVGRA; from the coding sequence ATGACCCGCGTCGATTTCCACAGCAATGTGCCCGGCAAGCTGGCGTACGCATGCCGGCTCGTGCGCAAGGCCTACGGCGCGGGCCAGAAGGTGATCGTGGTCGGAGATCAGGTTGCGCTGGAAGCGTTCGACACGCAGTTGTGGACGTTCAGTCCGCTCGATTTCCTGCCGCACTGCGGTCTGCGGCATTCCCTAGCTGCGCAGACGCCGATCCTGCTGGCTGATGCAACCGAGCCTCTGGACGACGCCCCGCATCACGACATCCTGGTCAACCTCTCGCCTGAGCCGCCGGCGCTGTTCGCGCGCTTCAGCCGGTTGATCGAAATCGTGGGCGATGACGATGCCGATCGCGCCGCTGCGCGCGATCGCTTCCGTTTCTACCGCGATCGCGGGTATCCGATCCAACACCACGACGTGGGGCGCGCATGA